From the genome of Oncorhynchus tshawytscha isolate Ot180627B linkage group LG31, Otsh_v2.0, whole genome shotgun sequence, one region includes:
- the slc44a4 gene encoding choline transporter-like protein 4 isoform X1 translates to MGKKLKEESLDSVDSLEYGEPAQYDPTFNGPIRKRGCTDIICCVLFMVVILGYMAVGILAWLYGDPRHVLYPRNSTGMFCGIGLNVAQPSVFYFDILKCATSINVMAAVLNGLQCPTTQVCVEKCPDVFWALNPLAYLPSANPQDYFNQSLCVPSFDLASTKLNVKEIVDQELCPFFYTPTISVLGRCIPDVTALKNIPNDFVNTPGLPSSINDTVNGIRNATGDIVNSFNAKEIGVRIFEDFASSWQWIIAALVIAMVVSFLFLLLLRFIAPVMVWVLIFGVLAVGAYGIYHCWWEYDNYRKSTVSITDIGFTTDFKVYLQVKETWLAFLIILSVVEGILLLTLIFLRTRILIAIALIQESSKAVSHMMSTLFYPLVTFVLLVVCVAYWGITALYLATSGNPVYKVVTLNSTQGNCGQIGGNVTCDPQTFYNSTDYSWCPSARCIFIKYNNEGLLQRNLFNLQIYNVVAFLWCINFVIALGQCTLAGAFASYYWAFSKPSDIPTFPLSQAFIRTLRYHVGSLAFGALILTLIQVVRIILEYLDHKTRAAQNPCARFLMCCLKCCFWCLEKFIKFLNRNAYIMIAVYGKNFCVSAKNAFMLLMRNIVRVVVLDKVTDLLLFFGKLLVVGGVGVLAFFFFSGRIRLPGSNFRTEMLNYYWMPIIVVVVGAYLIAHGFFSVYNMCVDTLFLCFLEDLERHDGTIQKPYYMSKNLMKILNKKNKGPKKGKGKD, encoded by the exons ATGGGTAAAAAACTGAAGGAAGAGAGCTTGGATTCTGTGGATTCGTTGGAATATG GGGAACCTGCTCAGTATGACCCCACCTTCAATGGGCCCATTCGGAAAAG AGGCTGCACTGATATCATCTGCTGTGTTCTCTTCATGGTCGTGATCCTTGGCTACATGGCAGTGGGAATTTTGG CCTGGCTTTATGGTGATCCCCGGCACGTCCTCTACCCACGGAACTCTACTGGAATGTTCTGTGGCATCGGGCTCAATGT AGCTCAACCCAGCGTGTTCTACTTTGACATACTGAAATGTGCCACATCAATCAACGTCATGGCCGCTGTCCTTAATGGGTTACAGTGCCCCACCACACAA GTGTGTGTGGAAAAGTGCCCAGATGTATTCTGGGCTCTGAATCCTTTGGCCTACTTACCGAGTGCCAACCCACAAGACTACTTCAACCAATCACTCTGCGTGCCATCCTTTGACCTAGCATCAACTAAACTG AATGTTAAAGAAATTGTGGATCAAGAGCTGTGTCCGTTCTTCTACACTCCTACAATCTCTG TGCTGGGAAGATGCATACCTGATGTTACCGctctgaaaaatattccaaatgacTTTGTTAATACGCCAGGCTTGCCATCAAGCATCAATGATACAGTCAATGGCATCAGGAACGCCACAGG TGACATAGTAAACAGCTTCAATGCCAAGGAGATCGGAGTGAGAATCTTTGAGGACTTTGCGTCATCATGGCAGTGGATCATCGC tGCTCTAGTCATAGCCATGGTTGTCAGTTTTCTGTTCCTCCTCCTGTTGCGGTTCATCGCCCCTGTTATGGTCTGGGTCCTTATATTTGGAGTTTTGGCAGTAGGTGCCTATG gtataTATCACTGCTGGTGGGAATACGACAACTACAGAAAGTCAACCGTCTCCATCACTGACATAGGCTTCACCACCGacttcaaggtctaccttcaggTTAAGGAGACCTGGCTGGCCTTCT TGATAATCCTATCTGTGGTAGAGGGTATTCTTCTCCTGACCTTGATCTTTCTACGGACCAGAATCCTCATCGCCATCGCTCTCATCCAGGAGTCCAGCAA GGCTGTCAGTCACATGATGTCTACACTGTTCTACCCTCTCGTCACCTTTGTTctcctggtggtgtgtgtggcctACTGGGGCATCACTGCTCT GTATCTGGCCACTTCAGGCAATCCAGTGTACAAAGTGGTGACTCTCAACTCTACTCAGGGTAACTGTGGCCAAATCGGCGGCAATGTGACCTGTGACCCACAG ACATTCTACAACTCTACAGACTACTCGTGGTGCCCGTCGGCGCGCTGCATCTTCATCAAGTACAACAACGAGGGCCTGCTGCAGAGGAACCTGTTTAACCTGCAGATCTACAACGTGGTGGCCTTCCTGTGGTGCATCAACTTTGTCATCGCGCTGGGCCAGTGCACCCTGGCTGGGGCCTTCGCCTCCTACTACTGGGCTTTCAGCAAGCCCTCGGACATCCCCACCTTCCCCTTGTCCCAGGCCTTCATCCGCACGCTACG ATACCATGTTGGTTCCCTGGCGTTTGGTGCTTTGATCCTCACCCTCATCCAGGTAGTTCGAATCATCCTGGAGTACCTGGACCACAAGACCAGAG CGGCTCAAAACCCCTGTGCTCGGTTCCTTATGTGCTGTCTGAAGTGTTGCTTCTGGTGTCTGGAGAAGTTCATAAAGTTCCTCAATAGAAACGCCTACATCATG ATTGCCGTATATGGAAAAAACTTCTGTGTCTCCGCGAAAAACGCTTTCATGCTTCTAATGAGGAACATTGTCAG ggtggtggtgttagataaaGTGACGGACCTGCTGCTCTTCTTTGGGAAGCTGCTAGTGGTGGGAGGAGTAG gAGTCCTGGCTTTCTTTTTCTTCTCGGGCAGAATAAGACTACCAGGCAGCAATTTCCGTACAGAAATGCTCAACTACTACTGGATGCCCATTATT
- the slc44a4 gene encoding choline transporter-like protein 4 isoform X2, which translates to MVVILGYMAVGILAWLYGDPRHVLYPRNSTGMFCGIGLNVAQPSVFYFDILKCATSINVMAAVLNGLQCPTTQVCVEKCPDVFWALNPLAYLPSANPQDYFNQSLCVPSFDLASTKLNVKEIVDQELCPFFYTPTISVLGRCIPDVTALKNIPNDFVNTPGLPSSINDTVNGIRNATGDIVNSFNAKEIGVRIFEDFASSWQWIIAALVIAMVVSFLFLLLLRFIAPVMVWVLIFGVLAVGAYGIYHCWWEYDNYRKSTVSITDIGFTTDFKVYLQVKETWLAFLIILSVVEGILLLTLIFLRTRILIAIALIQESSKAVSHMMSTLFYPLVTFVLLVVCVAYWGITALYLATSGNPVYKVVTLNSTQGNCGQIGGNVTCDPQTFYNSTDYSWCPSARCIFIKYNNEGLLQRNLFNLQIYNVVAFLWCINFVIALGQCTLAGAFASYYWAFSKPSDIPTFPLSQAFIRTLRYHVGSLAFGALILTLIQVVRIILEYLDHKTRAAQNPCARFLMCCLKCCFWCLEKFIKFLNRNAYIMIAVYGKNFCVSAKNAFMLLMRNIVRVVVLDKVTDLLLFFGKLLVVGGVGVLAFFFFSGRIRLPGSNFRTEMLNYYWMPIIVVVVGAYLIAHGFFSVYNMCVDTLFLCFLEDLERHDGTIQKPYYMSKNLMKILNKKNKGPKKGKGKD; encoded by the exons ATGGTCGTGATCCTTGGCTACATGGCAGTGGGAATTTTGG CCTGGCTTTATGGTGATCCCCGGCACGTCCTCTACCCACGGAACTCTACTGGAATGTTCTGTGGCATCGGGCTCAATGT AGCTCAACCCAGCGTGTTCTACTTTGACATACTGAAATGTGCCACATCAATCAACGTCATGGCCGCTGTCCTTAATGGGTTACAGTGCCCCACCACACAA GTGTGTGTGGAAAAGTGCCCAGATGTATTCTGGGCTCTGAATCCTTTGGCCTACTTACCGAGTGCCAACCCACAAGACTACTTCAACCAATCACTCTGCGTGCCATCCTTTGACCTAGCATCAACTAAACTG AATGTTAAAGAAATTGTGGATCAAGAGCTGTGTCCGTTCTTCTACACTCCTACAATCTCTG TGCTGGGAAGATGCATACCTGATGTTACCGctctgaaaaatattccaaatgacTTTGTTAATACGCCAGGCTTGCCATCAAGCATCAATGATACAGTCAATGGCATCAGGAACGCCACAGG TGACATAGTAAACAGCTTCAATGCCAAGGAGATCGGAGTGAGAATCTTTGAGGACTTTGCGTCATCATGGCAGTGGATCATCGC tGCTCTAGTCATAGCCATGGTTGTCAGTTTTCTGTTCCTCCTCCTGTTGCGGTTCATCGCCCCTGTTATGGTCTGGGTCCTTATATTTGGAGTTTTGGCAGTAGGTGCCTATG gtataTATCACTGCTGGTGGGAATACGACAACTACAGAAAGTCAACCGTCTCCATCACTGACATAGGCTTCACCACCGacttcaaggtctaccttcaggTTAAGGAGACCTGGCTGGCCTTCT TGATAATCCTATCTGTGGTAGAGGGTATTCTTCTCCTGACCTTGATCTTTCTACGGACCAGAATCCTCATCGCCATCGCTCTCATCCAGGAGTCCAGCAA GGCTGTCAGTCACATGATGTCTACACTGTTCTACCCTCTCGTCACCTTTGTTctcctggtggtgtgtgtggcctACTGGGGCATCACTGCTCT GTATCTGGCCACTTCAGGCAATCCAGTGTACAAAGTGGTGACTCTCAACTCTACTCAGGGTAACTGTGGCCAAATCGGCGGCAATGTGACCTGTGACCCACAG ACATTCTACAACTCTACAGACTACTCGTGGTGCCCGTCGGCGCGCTGCATCTTCATCAAGTACAACAACGAGGGCCTGCTGCAGAGGAACCTGTTTAACCTGCAGATCTACAACGTGGTGGCCTTCCTGTGGTGCATCAACTTTGTCATCGCGCTGGGCCAGTGCACCCTGGCTGGGGCCTTCGCCTCCTACTACTGGGCTTTCAGCAAGCCCTCGGACATCCCCACCTTCCCCTTGTCCCAGGCCTTCATCCGCACGCTACG ATACCATGTTGGTTCCCTGGCGTTTGGTGCTTTGATCCTCACCCTCATCCAGGTAGTTCGAATCATCCTGGAGTACCTGGACCACAAGACCAGAG CGGCTCAAAACCCCTGTGCTCGGTTCCTTATGTGCTGTCTGAAGTGTTGCTTCTGGTGTCTGGAGAAGTTCATAAAGTTCCTCAATAGAAACGCCTACATCATG ATTGCCGTATATGGAAAAAACTTCTGTGTCTCCGCGAAAAACGCTTTCATGCTTCTAATGAGGAACATTGTCAG ggtggtggtgttagataaaGTGACGGACCTGCTGCTCTTCTTTGGGAAGCTGCTAGTGGTGGGAGGAGTAG gAGTCCTGGCTTTCTTTTTCTTCTCGGGCAGAATAAGACTACCAGGCAGCAATTTCCGTACAGAAATGCTCAACTACTACTGGATGCCCATTATT